From Buchnera aphidicola (Mindarus keteleerifoliae), the proteins below share one genomic window:
- a CDS encoding PTS mannitol transporter subunit IICBA produces the protein MSISIKEKFRKICKFISTIITRNIGIFVALGLVNALSFLFNFEDFNKLCQMISNVMISSLLPILLAHTGGGIISGQRGAIVSSIAVIGLIFTFSIPMILGSIVISSISSFTIGYFDKLIKNKVKSGFEMLVNNFSISIIGLFFIFFSSYVVFPILINIFILLNIIVHMLVKYYLLIFIPIIIEPAKILFLNNIINHTIFLPLGIQEVLENKKSIFFFIESNPGAGCGVLIASYFFGHKKNRSFAIKSAFIEFFGGIHELYFPYVINTPKLIISLILGSISGLSVIMLFKGGILSLASPGSIVSIFIMSSKQLYLINMSAVLVSCVVSFIVSYFLLRNSVKKKDFSKSNEFFFNLKKTNLKLKRNFVNENNVRKIIFACDAGMGTSAIGASILKKKIDLLNVRNILVSNQPISLLSNDSDIIITHSNLTHLAKQKAPLAQHFSIENFLDENFYNNLTKSLIKLNKVSFLNEKDDKKSNLKEKKIFVINKQDIFLNQCAMSKEDAIRLAGKYLFDRGYVEYNYIKFMLERENLSSTYLGNFVALPHSTIEGKKNILKTGVVFLQFPKGVYFRKNDKDIVYIVIGVATQNDEHILVTSQIINALDDIEVIKKISITTDIQEIFSLFKK, from the coding sequence ATGTCTATTTCAATCAAGGAAAAATTTCGAAAAATTTGTAAATTTATTAGTACTATTATTACAAGAAATATTGGAATATTTGTGGCATTAGGATTGGTGAATGCATTGAGTTTTTTATTTAATTTTGAAGATTTTAATAAATTATGTCAAATGATTTCAAATGTGATGATAAGCAGTTTATTACCAATACTTTTAGCACATACTGGAGGAGGTATAATAAGTGGACAAAGAGGTGCTATAGTAAGTAGTATAGCAGTCATAGGATTAATTTTCACCTTTTCAATACCTATGATTTTAGGAAGTATAGTTATTAGTTCAATTAGTAGTTTTACAATTGGATATTTTGATAAATTGATTAAAAATAAAGTTAAAAGTGGATTTGAAATGTTGGTGAATAACTTTTCAATTAGTATAATTGGTTTGTTTTTTATTTTTTTTTCTTCATACGTAGTTTTTCCTATTTTGATTAATATTTTTATATTATTAAATATCATTGTTCATATGTTAGTTAAGTACTATTTACTAATTTTCATTCCTATTATAATAGAACCTGCTAAAATTTTATTTTTAAATAATATTATTAATCATACCATTTTTTTACCTTTAGGTATTCAGGAAGTTTTAGAAAATAAGAAATCTATCTTTTTTTTTATTGAATCAAACCCAGGTGCAGGATGTGGAGTATTAATAGCATCTTATTTTTTTGGACATAAAAAAAATAGAAGTTTTGCTATAAAATCTGCTTTTATTGAATTTTTTGGAGGTATTCATGAGTTATATTTCCCTTATGTTATCAATACTCCTAAACTCATCATATCTTTAATTTTAGGTAGTATTAGTGGTCTTTCAGTTATAATGTTATTTAAAGGAGGTATACTTTCTTTAGCTTCTCCTGGTTCCATTGTATCAATTTTTATAATGAGTTCTAAGCAATTATATTTAATAAATATGTCAGCTGTATTAGTTTCTTGTGTAGTTTCGTTTATAGTAAGTTATTTTTTATTAAGAAATAGTGTAAAAAAGAAAGATTTTAGCAAAAGTAATGAATTTTTTTTCAACTTAAAAAAAACAAATTTAAAATTAAAAAGAAATTTTGTAAATGAAAATAATGTTAGAAAAATAATATTTGCTTGCGATGCAGGCATGGGAACTAGCGCAATTGGAGCAAGTATATTAAAAAAAAAGATAGATTTACTGAATGTAAGAAATATTTTAGTTTCAAATCAACCAATTAGTCTATTATCTAATGATTCTGATATAATTATTACACATTCAAATTTAACTCATTTAGCAAAACAAAAAGCTCCTTTAGCTCAACATTTTTCTATAGAAAATTTTCTTGATGAAAATTTTTATAATAATTTGACAAAATCGTTGATTAAATTGAATAAAGTTAGTTTTTTAAATGAAAAAGATGATAAAAAGTCAAATTTAAAAGAAAAAAAAATTTTTGTGATAAATAAACAAGATATTTTTTTGAATCAATGCGCTATGTCTAAAGAAGATGCTATAAGATTAGCAGGAAAATATTTATTCGATAGAGGTTATGTTGAGTATAATTATATAAAATTTATGTTAGAAAGAGAAAATTTATCATCTACATATTTAGGAAATTTTGTTGCGTTGCCTCATAGCACGATTGAAGGAAAGAAAAATATTTTAAAAACTGGAGTAGTTTTCTTACAATTTCCGAAAGGAGTATATTTTAGGAAAAATGATAAAGATATAGTATATATAGTAATTGGAGTGGCTACTCAAAATGATGAACATATACTTGTTACCAGTCAAATAATAAATGCTTTAGATGATATAGAAGTTATTAAGAAAATTTCTATTACTACTGATATTCAAGAAATTTTTTCTTTATTTAAAAAATAA
- a CDS encoding class I SAM-dependent methyltransferase, with the protein MVYIENNSNQKYLRYITNKWNLKHNPKSVIKLIINSTGLELKHRHFPNLGTLKVNFTKGSIFHRSFLANKKNELLAKAIGIKKNFYPFVLDATAGLGRDAFILSTLGCKVHMFERNPIVAALLFDGLNRAYTHIKVSSWLKKRLFFSYGSSFKLIKKLKKYPDVIYLDPMFAIKKKALSKKEMNLLKFFVGNDSDARDLLNFSFCYAKHRIVIKRPRSLLPFFKKKVTYSIKTKKYRFDIYLSSQKKIL; encoded by the coding sequence ATGGTTTATATAGAAAATAATTCTAATCAAAAATATTTAAGATATATAACTAATAAATGGAATTTGAAACATAATCCAAAATCTGTAATAAAATTAATAATTAATTCTACAGGCTTAGAATTAAAACATAGACATTTTCCAAATTTAGGAACTTTAAAAGTAAATTTTACTAAGGGAAGTATCTTTCATAGAAGTTTTTTAGCTAACAAAAAAAATGAACTATTAGCTAAAGCAATAGGAATCAAAAAAAATTTTTATCCTTTTGTATTAGATGCTACTGCTGGTTTAGGAAGAGATGCTTTTATACTTTCTACTTTGGGATGTAAAGTTCATATGTTTGAAAGAAATCCAATTGTTGCCGCACTACTATTCGATGGTTTAAACCGAGCTTACACTCATATTAAAGTTAGCTCATGGTTAAAAAAAAGATTATTTTTTTCCTATGGTTCTAGTTTTAAATTAATAAAAAAGTTAAAAAAATACCCCGATGTAATTTATTTAGATCCTATGTTTGCAATAAAAAAAAAAGCTTTATCTAAAAAAGAAATGAACCTACTAAAATTTTTTGTCGGAAACGATTCAGATGCTAGAGATTTATTAAACTTTTCATTTTGTTATGCAAAACATAGAATTGTAATCAAGCGTCCCCGATCATTACTTCCTTTTTTTAAAAAAAAAGTTACTTATTCTATAAAAACTAAAAAATATCGATTTGACATTTATCTTTCATCTCAAAAAAAAATACTTTAA
- the rpmE gene encoding 50S ribosomal protein L31: MKKKIHPEYHQIQAVCSCNKTYIFFSTIKNNIQLDICSACHPFYTGKQRTINTGGRIEKFKKRFNF; this comes from the coding sequence ATGAAAAAGAAAATTCATCCTGAATATCATCAAATACAAGCTGTATGTTCTTGTAACAAAACTTATATTTTTTTTTCAACAATAAAAAATAATATTCAATTAGACATATGTTCGGCATGTCATCCTTTTTATACAGGAAAACAGAGAACAATAAATACTGGTGGTAGAATTGAAAAATTTAAAAAGAGATTTAATTTTTAA
- the hslV gene encoding ATP-dependent protease subunit HslV gives MTTILSIRVRDQVVIGGDGQATLGNTIMKSNVKKVRSLYKKKIIVGFAGSTADSFTLFDLFEKKLSMYQGQLKRAAIELAKDWRTDRILRKLEALLAVADEKHSLIISGNGDVIQPEDNLIAIGSGGPYAQSAAKALIENTSLDAKEIVKRSLTIAANICIYTNHTFTIKTLFSKK, from the coding sequence GTGACTACAATATTAAGTATTAGAGTTAGAGATCAAGTAGTTATTGGTGGAGATGGACAAGCTACATTAGGCAATACAATTATGAAAAGTAATGTTAAAAAAGTAAGAAGTCTTTACAAAAAAAAAATTATTGTAGGTTTTGCTGGAAGCACAGCAGATTCTTTTACTTTATTTGACTTATTTGAAAAAAAATTATCTATGTATCAAGGACAGTTAAAAAGAGCTGCTATAGAACTAGCAAAAGATTGGAGAACCGATCGAATTTTAAGAAAATTAGAAGCATTGCTAGCAGTGGCAGATGAAAAACATTCATTAATTATTAGTGGGAACGGAGATGTAATTCAACCCGAAGATAATCTTATTGCCATTGGTTCAGGCGGACCTTATGCACAATCAGCTGCTAAAGCACTAATTGAAAACACTAGTCTTGATGCAAAAGAAATTGTTAAAAGATCATTAACCATCGCCGCTAATATATGCATATATACTAATCATACTTTCACTATAAAAACTTTATTTTCAAAAAAGTAG
- a CDS encoding MFS transporter: protein MFNLIKNKKRINVKKSFKKTRMKNALNKDFIKPKKKLIRKKTKEFRKIAISFFFAGFSTFSVLYCVQPILPIFSKEFHLTPSQSSLSLSAATVTMAIGMLFTGSFSDFLGRKKIMTISLFTSAMLTILCSFTNSWNQIIIMRLLIGLALSGVTAVGMSYLSEEIHPNDLSFSIGLYISGNTFGGFIGRFLSTIISNYFSWKSVFLTLGFFSFFSTIIFLTMLPSSKNFRSISLDYISFIKNFLLHLQDKALIILFLIGFILMGSFITLFNYIGYRLMISPFFLDSNLISLLSIVYLTGVYSSPKAGTLIHRYNRSTILFFSFIIMIIGLSITQLNNYLSIFLGLILFSGGFFSAHSIASSWIGYRVKKAKGQASSMYLISYYFGASVLGTVGGFFWSFGCWLGISIFILNLLFIGIFLSLKLKKILKL, encoded by the coding sequence TTGTTTAATTTAATTAAAAATAAAAAAAGAATAAATGTTAAAAAATCGTTTAAAAAAACTAGAATGAAGAATGCTTTAAACAAAGATTTTATTAAACCAAAAAAAAAATTGATTCGAAAAAAAACTAAAGAATTTAGAAAAATAGCAATATCTTTTTTTTTTGCTGGATTTTCTACATTTTCTGTTTTGTATTGTGTACAACCTATATTGCCTATTTTTTCTAAAGAATTTCATTTAACTCCTTCTCAAAGTAGTCTTTCTCTTTCTGCTGCTACTGTTACGATGGCTATCGGAATGTTATTTACAGGATCTTTTTCGGATTTTTTAGGAAGAAAAAAAATTATGACTATATCGTTGTTTACATCCGCTATGTTAACTATTTTATGTTCTTTTACAAATAGTTGGAATCAAATAATTATCATGAGATTATTAATTGGATTAGCTTTAAGTGGTGTTACAGCTGTAGGAATGAGCTATCTTAGCGAAGAAATTCATCCAAATGATTTATCTTTTTCTATTGGATTATATATTAGTGGAAATACATTTGGAGGATTTATAGGAAGATTTTTAAGTACTATAATTTCAAATTATTTTTCTTGGAAATCGGTTTTTTTAACATTAGGATTTTTTTCTTTTTTTTCTACAATCATTTTTTTAACGATGTTACCTAGTTCCAAAAATTTCAGATCAATTTCATTAGATTATATTTCTTTTATAAAAAATTTTTTGTTGCATTTACAAGATAAAGCATTAATAATTTTATTTTTAATAGGATTTATTTTGATGGGTAGCTTTATAACATTATTTAATTATATAGGTTATCGATTGATGATATCTCCATTTTTTTTAGATTCTAATTTAATTAGTTTATTATCAATTGTGTATTTAACTGGTGTTTATAGTTCTCCTAAAGCTGGTACTTTAATACATCGGTATAATCGAAGTACTATACTATTTTTTTCGTTTATAATAATGATTATTGGACTTAGTATAACTCAATTAAATAATTATTTAAGTATTTTTTTAGGTTTAATATTATTTTCAGGGGGATTTTTTTCAGCACATTCAATAGCCAGCAGTTGGATAGGTTATCGTGTAAAAAAAGCTAAGGGACAAGCTTCTTCAATGTATTTGATTAGTTATTATTTTGGAGCAAGTGTTTTAGGAACAGTAGGAGGATTTTTTTGGTCATTTGGATGTTGGTTAGGAATTTCTATATTTATTTTGAATTTATTATTCATAGGTATATTTTTATCTTTGAAATTAAAAAAAATATTGAAGTTATAA
- the orn gene encoding oligoribonuclease: MKINNTHLIWIDLEMTGLNPKKNKIIEIATLITDKDLKILSEGPVIPIHQSLKEISSMNSWNKYVHTKSGLIKRVLKSRFNEKQAEKETIKFLKKWVPINTSPICGNSVNQDRRFLFEYMPKLEKFFHYRSIDVSTLRELAIRWKPSILRNNHTSKKKHIALEDIYLSVNELDYYRKKFIQI, from the coding sequence ATGAAAATAAATAACACTCATCTAATTTGGATTGATTTAGAAATGACTGGATTAAATCCAAAAAAAAATAAAATAATAGAAATTGCAACTCTAATAACTGATAAAGATTTAAAAATTTTATCCGAAGGTCCCGTTATTCCAATTCATCAATCTTTAAAAGAAATATCTTCTATGAATAGTTGGAATAAATATGTTCATACAAAAAGTGGTTTAATCAAACGTGTTCTAAAAAGTCGTTTTAATGAAAAACAAGCTGAAAAGGAAACTATAAAATTTTTAAAAAAATGGGTTCCTATTAATACTTCTCCTATTTGTGGAAACAGTGTAAATCAAGATCGAAGATTTTTATTTGAATATATGCCTAAATTAGAAAAATTTTTTCATTACAGATCAATAGATGTTAGTACTCTTCGAGAATTAGCTATTAGATGGAAACCTTCTATACTTAGAAACAATCATACTTCGAAAAAAAAACATATAGCTTTGGAAGATATTTATCTCTCAGTAAACGAACTTGATTATTACCGAAAAAAATTTATTCAAATATAA
- a CDS encoding FAD-binding oxidoreductase, with protein sequence MTKWIRAKVLKIKKWSPNLFSLILKAKIAPFIPGQYNKLLLNKKSSIQRAYSYVNSSNKQNLEFYILLIPNGKMTPFLYSLNVNEKIYISKESFGFFTIREIPKKEILWMFSTGTAIGPYLSILQEKKEILRFKKIVLIHAIRYFKDLNYLPLINNIKKQYGEKFSFISVTSREKNKNSLFGRIPKLIENNSIENKLNLKIQKETSHIMLCGNPNMVKDTIKLLYNIKNMRKHLRRKCGEITSENYW encoded by the coding sequence ATGACAAAATGGATTAGAGCAAAAGTATTAAAAATTAAAAAATGGAGCCCAAATTTATTTAGTTTAATATTAAAAGCTAAAATAGCTCCTTTTATACCAGGTCAATACAACAAATTGCTTTTAAATAAAAAAAGTTCAATTCAACGTGCTTATTCTTATGTAAATTCATCAAATAAACAAAATTTAGAATTTTATATTCTTTTAATTCCAAATGGAAAAATGACTCCTTTTTTGTATTCTTTAAATGTTAATGAAAAAATCTATATTTCAAAAGAATCTTTTGGTTTTTTTACAATAAGAGAAATACCTAAAAAAGAAATACTTTGGATGTTTTCGACAGGAACTGCAATCGGTCCTTATTTATCAATATTACAAGAAAAAAAAGAAATTTTACGATTTAAAAAAATTGTTCTTATACATGCCATTCGATACTTTAAAGATTTAAACTACTTACCTTTAATAAATAATATTAAAAAACAATATGGAGAAAAATTTTCTTTTATTTCAGTAACTAGTAGAGAAAAAAATAAAAATTCTTTATTTGGAAGAATCCCTAAATTAATAGAAAATAATTCCATTGAAAATAAATTAAATTTAAAAATTCAAAAAGAAACCTCTCACATAATGTTATGTGGAAATCCAAACATGGTCAAAGATACTATTAAACTACTTTATAATATTAAGAATATGCGCAAACATTTGAGAAGAAAATGTGGAGAAATTACATCAGAAAACTATTGGTAA
- the pgi gene encoding glucose-6-phosphate isomerase, protein MKNVDPTKTKSWKKLNKHLKYIKRIHIKELFLDDPNRFENFSIVFNNQMIVDFSKNLITNNTIKLLLSLAKETLVSNAIQEMFSGKIINLTENRAVLHVALRNQSKNPIYVNQENVMLKVNKNLKKMKKFSEKVISGNWKGYTGKSITDIVNIGIGGSHLGPEMVTEALKPYKNDLNVHFLSNVDGTHVAELIKKVNLERTMFIISSKTFSTQETMTNAMTIKEWFVARTNKKSDFQNHFIAVSMNIQSAVEFGIHKNNIFPVWDWVGGRYSLWSSVGLPIILSIGYINFVSLLKGAYEMDQHFLNTEFDRNIPLLLALISIWYNNFFLSETEAILPYDQYMHKFSSYFQQGNMESNGKSIDRNGVPVKWKTGPIIWGESGTNGQHSFYQLIHQGTRLIPCDFIVPAISHNPINDHHIKLMSHFLGQTHALAFGKDNYSKKSNIKNDPFLIFKTFLGNKPTNSILVNKITPFTLGSLIALYEHKIFVQGVIFNIFSFDQWGVELGKESSKKILSKLFHSEKKSFLDSSTLGLIKYYEIFKQK, encoded by the coding sequence ATGAAAAATGTTGATCCAACAAAAACTAAATCTTGGAAAAAGTTAAATAAACATCTTAAATATATTAAAAGAATTCATATTAAAGAGCTATTTTTAGATGATCCAAATCGATTTGAAAATTTTTCAATTGTTTTTAATAATCAAATGATTGTTGATTTTTCAAAAAATTTAATCACAAATAATACTATCAAATTATTACTTAGTTTAGCAAAAGAAACTTTGGTAAGTAATGCAATTCAAGAAATGTTTTCCGGAAAAATAATAAATTTAACAGAAAATAGAGCTGTTTTGCATGTAGCTTTACGAAATCAATCTAAAAATCCAATTTATGTTAATCAAGAAAATGTTATGTTGAAAGTAAACAAAAATTTAAAAAAAATGAAAAAATTTTCAGAAAAAGTTATTTCTGGAAATTGGAAAGGATATACTGGTAAATCAATCACTGATATTGTTAATATAGGTATAGGCGGATCACATTTAGGTCCGGAAATGGTTACAGAAGCATTAAAACCATATAAGAATGATTTAAATGTTCATTTTTTATCTAATGTAGACGGCACTCATGTTGCTGAGTTGATTAAAAAAGTAAATTTGGAACGAACTATGTTTATTATTTCTTCAAAAACTTTTAGTACACAAGAAACCATGACTAATGCAATGACTATAAAAGAATGGTTTGTTGCTCGAACAAATAAAAAAAGTGATTTTCAAAACCATTTCATAGCAGTTTCAATGAACATTCAATCAGCAGTTGAATTTGGCATTCATAAAAATAATATATTTCCAGTTTGGGATTGGGTTGGAGGTAGATATTCTTTGTGGTCTTCAGTAGGATTACCTATAATTCTTTCTATTGGTTATATTAATTTTGTTTCTTTATTAAAAGGAGCTTATGAGATGGATCAACATTTTTTAAATACGGAATTTGATAGGAATATTCCTTTGTTATTAGCACTTATTAGTATTTGGTATAATAACTTTTTTCTGTCAGAAACGGAAGCAATTTTGCCTTATGATCAATACATGCATAAATTTTCTTCGTATTTTCAACAAGGCAATATGGAATCTAACGGAAAATCTATAGATAGAAACGGTGTTCCTGTAAAATGGAAAACAGGACCTATTATATGGGGAGAGTCAGGAACAAATGGACAACATTCTTTTTATCAATTAATTCATCAGGGAACCAGATTAATACCCTGTGATTTTATAGTTCCAGCAATAAGTCATAATCCTATAAATGATCATCATATTAAATTAATGTCTCATTTTTTAGGGCAAACTCATGCTTTAGCTTTTGGAAAAGATAATTATTCTAAAAAAAGTAATATTAAAAATGATCCATTTTTGATATTTAAAACTTTTTTAGGAAATAAACCTACAAATTCTATTTTAGTAAATAAGATTACTCCTTTTACATTAGGAAGTTTAATAGCTTTATATGAGCATAAAATATTTGTTCAAGGTGTAATATTTAACATTTTTAGTTTTGATCAATGGGGTGTTGAACTAGGAAAAGAATCTTCTAAAAAAATATTAAGTAAATTATTTCATTCAGAAAAAAAATCTTTTCTTGATTCATCAACATTAGGATTAATAAAGTATTACGAAATTTTTAAGCAAAAGTAA
- the epmA gene encoding elongation factor P--(R)-beta-lysine ligase, with product MPTASIETLIKRSLIITKIRRFLSKLSVLEVETPILNKYPITDPNIVQFNTTYCSSNKKKKTNFWLNTSPEYHMKRLLAAGIGPIYQICHSFRNEEKGIFHNPEFTILEWYQPGYSMHDLIKEVTKLLKLIFKCKKVDVISYQKIFLKYLKIDPLSISIKKLKNLVKELGISNLVFLTKNFNNLLEVLFMEEIEPKIGKKNPICIYHFPSAQASLSEINPDDYRVSERFEFFFKGVEIGNGFYELKDVNEQKKRFLMDNKKRKELGLEEHPLDLDFLNSLDKGNFPKCSGIAIGIDRLVMLSLNLKEIRKAMSFSLDV from the coding sequence TTGCCCACTGCTTCTATTGAAACTTTGATTAAACGATCTTTGATTATTACTAAGATTCGGAGATTTTTATCAAAATTATCAGTTTTAGAAGTAGAAACACCAATTTTAAATAAATATCCTATAACAGATCCTAATATTGTTCAATTTAATACTACTTATTGTTCATCTAACAAAAAGAAAAAAACTAATTTTTGGTTAAACACCAGTCCTGAATATCATATGAAAAGATTATTAGCAGCTGGAATTGGGCCAATTTATCAAATTTGTCATAGCTTTAGAAATGAAGAAAAAGGAATTTTTCATAATCCTGAATTTACTATTCTTGAATGGTATCAACCAGGATATTCTATGCATGATTTGATTAAAGAGGTTACAAAATTATTAAAGTTAATTTTTAAATGTAAAAAAGTAGATGTTATTTCTTATCAAAAAATATTTTTAAAATATCTTAAAATTGATCCTCTTTCTATTTCAATAAAAAAATTAAAAAATCTTGTAAAAGAGTTGGGAATTTCGAATTTAGTTTTTTTAACAAAAAATTTTAATAATTTGTTGGAAGTATTATTTATGGAAGAAATTGAACCAAAAATAGGGAAAAAAAATCCGATATGCATTTATCATTTTCCATCAGCTCAAGCATCCTTATCAGAAATTAATCCTGATGATTACAGAGTTTCTGAAAGATTCGAGTTTTTTTTTAAAGGAGTGGAAATAGGAAATGGTTTTTATGAATTAAAAGATGTCAATGAACAAAAAAAAAGATTTTTAATGGATAACAAAAAAAGAAAAGAATTAGGCTTAGAGGAACATCCTTTAGATTTAGATTTTTTAAATTCTTTAGATAAAGGAAATTTTCCAAAATGTTCAGGAATAGCAATAGGAATTGATCGATTAGTTATGTTATCATTAAACCTTAAAGAGATTCGTAAAGCGATGTCATTTAGTCTTGATGTTTGA
- the dapF gene encoding diaminopimelate epimerase, with translation MNFSKMHGLSNDFMIIETITQKISLTSKKIQTLSDRYKGVGFDQLLLVEKSFNSGIEFNYRIFNSDGSEVEQCGNGARCFALFVYLKGLTKNKKIFVSTKKGILILKILKNNLVRVNMGKPNFLPKEIPLLTKIFKTKYSLFIKEKKIYFGAVSIGNPHCVITVNDINTKIVSELSPLIQKNDFFPNSVNVGFMEIINSEKIKLRVYERGSNETKSCGSGACAAVAVGIKQNILSNKVSVELKGGKLEILWKKENDVIYMTGLAEHVYDGSIYL, from the coding sequence ATTAATTTTTCTAAGATGCATGGCTTAAGTAACGATTTCATGATAATCGAAACTATTACACAAAAAATTAGTTTAACTTCAAAAAAAATTCAAACTTTGTCTGATCGTTACAAAGGAGTGGGTTTTGACCAGTTACTTCTAGTAGAAAAATCATTTAATTCTGGAATTGAATTTAATTATAGAATTTTTAATTCAGATGGAAGTGAGGTAGAACAATGTGGCAATGGAGCAAGATGTTTTGCTCTTTTTGTATATTTAAAAGGTTTAACAAAAAATAAAAAAATTTTTGTTAGCACAAAAAAAGGAATTTTAATTCTAAAAATTTTAAAAAATAATCTTGTAAGAGTTAATATGGGAAAACCTAATTTTCTTCCTAAAGAAATTCCTTTACTAACTAAAATTTTTAAAACAAAATATTCGTTATTTATCAAAGAAAAAAAAATTTATTTTGGAGCAGTTTCAATAGGAAATCCTCATTGTGTTATTACCGTTAATGACATAAATACAAAAATTGTAAGTGAGTTATCTCCATTAATACAAAAAAATGATTTCTTCCCAAATAGTGTAAATGTTGGTTTTATGGAAATTATAAATTCAGAAAAAATTAAATTACGAGTGTATGAAAGAGGTTCAAATGAAACAAAATCTTGCGGAAGCGGAGCATGTGCAGCAGTTGCAGTTGGAATTAAACAAAATATACTTTCAAATAAAGTATCCGTAGAATTAAAAGGTGGAAAATTAGAAATTTTATGGAAAAAGGAAAATGATGTTATTTACATGACAGGTCTAGCCGAACATGTTTATGATGGAAGTATTTATTTATAA
- the hslU gene encoding HslU--HslV peptidase ATPase subunit: protein MSEMTPLDIVLELNKFIIGQKKAKRAVAIALRNRWRRMQLNDELRHEITPKNILMIGPTGVGKTEIARRLAKLANAPFIKVEATKFTEVGYVGKEVDSIIRDLTDTAIKLIKTKVIEINKNKVKKRAEERILEVLVPTPKSNWEKPGDTIRPTATIELFRKRLREGKLDDKEIEINVSNASIGVEIMAPPGMEELTSQLQSIFHNISGKKISSKKLKIKDALKLLTEEEAAKLVNPEDIKKEAINSVEQNGIVFIDEIDKICKRSNTSGLDISREGVQRDLLPLVEGCTVSTKYGMVKTDHILFIASGAFQTCTPSDLIPELQGRLPIRVELKALTIDDFENILKKPKASMTVQYTALMKTEGLNVIFTEEGIKKIAEAAWKVNESMENIGARRLHTVMERLMEEISFFANEKIGESIIIDTKYVSKHLDKLIDNEDLSKFIL, encoded by the coding sequence ATGTCAGAAATGACTCCTCTAGACATTGTTCTAGAATTAAATAAATTTATTATTGGACAAAAAAAAGCTAAAAGAGCTGTAGCTATTGCTCTTCGAAATCGTTGGAGACGAATGCAACTTAATGATGAATTACGTCATGAAATTACTCCTAAAAATATTTTAATGATAGGCCCAACAGGTGTTGGAAAAACTGAAATTGCTAGAAGATTAGCTAAATTAGCTAATGCTCCTTTTATTAAAGTTGAAGCAACAAAATTTACTGAAGTAGGATATGTTGGAAAAGAAGTAGATTCTATCATTCGAGACTTAACTGATACAGCAATCAAATTAATCAAAACTAAAGTCATTGAAATTAATAAAAATAAAGTAAAAAAAAGAGCAGAAGAAAGGATTTTAGAAGTCCTAGTTCCAACTCCAAAAAGCAATTGGGAAAAACCAGGCGATACCATTCGACCTACTGCTACAATTGAACTATTTAGAAAAAGACTCAGAGAAGGTAAATTAGATGATAAAGAAATAGAAATTAATGTTTCAAATGCCTCTATCGGAGTAGAAATTATGGCGCCTCCAGGTATGGAAGAATTAACTAGTCAATTGCAATCAATATTCCATAATATCAGTGGAAAAAAAATAAGTAGCAAAAAATTAAAAATTAAAGATGCTTTAAAATTACTTACAGAAGAAGAAGCAGCAAAATTAGTAAATCCCGAAGATATAAAAAAAGAAGCTATTAATTCTGTCGAACAAAATGGAATTGTCTTCATAGATGAAATAGATAAAATTTGCAAAAGAAGTAACACTTCAGGACTAGATATTTCTCGAGAAGGGGTTCAAAGAGATCTTTTACCTCTAGTTGAAGGGTGCACAGTTTCTACTAAATATGGTATGGTAAAAACAGATCATATTTTATTTATAGCTTCAGGTGCATTTCAAACATGTACACCTTCTGATCTCATACCTGAATTACAAGGTCGTTTGCCTATTCGAGTAGAATTAAAAGCTTTAACCATTGATGATTTTGAAAATATTTTAAAAAAACCCAAAGCATCTATGACCGTTCAATATACGGCATTAATGAAAACAGAAGGTTTGAATGTAATATTTACTGAAGAAGGAATTAAAAAAATAGCAGAAGCTGCTTGGAAAGTTAATGAATCTATGGAAAATATTGGAGCACGTCGATTACATACTGTTATGGAACGTTTAATGGAAGAAATTTCTTTTTTTGCTAATGAAAAAATTGGAGAATCTATTATTATTGATACTAAATATGTTAGTAAACATTTGGATAAATTAATTGATAACGAAGATCTTAGTAAATTTATTTTATAA